The genomic stretch CAATCGAGGAATCTTTTCGATCTgcaataaattaaatatcatatttctcaataataaataacataaaaattaaatatattaccaAATAAAACTTACTGGAAGTGTATTCTGTCGTGGCACAGAGGAAGAATTTGATTGTTCATCAACATGTGATTCTGATTGTTTCTTAGAACATGTCACTGACTCTTCTTCATTATGTACCTAGTAATTAAATACAAGGGAAAGATAAAATTTTAATCAATAGAATAAAACACATGTTAGACGAGCTCTACCCACTCTAGTTGAGAAAACCTATGaaaatttcattaaaattttGGAATCTCAACCATGTTTGGTAGAGCTCTACTTAAGCCTTGAAATCTCGACTATGTATGGTCGAGCCCTACTCACACCAATCGAGCTCTACTCACACCAGTTGAGCTTTTTTCTACAACGAATTAGACTTTGGAAATCTCTACTATGTATGGTTGAGCTCTACTCACATCAGTAGAGCTTTACTCACACTAGTTGAGCTCTATGGTACAATTTCAATTATGTTTTGGAACTCTCGACTATTTATGGTATTTATTGACTCACACTAGTTGAGCTCCATTCTACAATTTCAATTAGACTTTGAAAATATCCACTTTGTATGGTTGAGCTCCACTTTCATCGGTCGAGCTCTACTCTCATTGGTTGAGCTCTACTCACATCAGTCGAGCTCTAtgctataattttaattagactTTGGAAATCTCAACAATAtatggtcgagctctactcaccgATCGAGCTCTATGCTATCAATTAGACTTTGGAAATCTCAACTATATATGGTCGAGCTCTATTCTATCAATTAGACTTTGCAAATCTCGACTCAAGCTAGTCGAGCTCTAAATTGAAAGTTCATagcattttttaaaatttcaaccATAACCCTTGAGCTCTACTTGTTTTGGTTGAGTTCTACATTTTAGACCAatatttttcaaatcatgtctttagtGCTCTAAATTTATAGCCAATTgatttcaattaaatatattatctaATAAAAAAgtacaagaatagaaaaaatgtATTTAACTTCATTTACCTCATTATTAGATTGAGTCATTGTTGTGTTTGCTGGAGGTGTTGGTGGCACACTAGAATCCGATGATTTCGAGCACGACTCCGGACTAGATTCGTGAATAATCAACCGTCGTTGAATCGGTTGTTGTGAATCTCTAATGCTTGGTACTTTTGTCCGTGCCATGGAATCCAAGAAATAGAGTGTATAAGGGTTGAGCTTGGCTAATTGGACAGTCGATCCACCTAAAAACGCTAATAGAAagcaaattttaataaaaatatcattacCCAAACACTATTATAAGATCTATTTGAATATATGAGTCTAAGGAAATTGACTTGAAGTGATTATGCACCATGACTGTAATCTTCAATAAAAACAAGATTGTTAACATATCAATTATAAAACTAAGCTAATATGTACACCCTTCATCACATatccaatatatttttttaacaaaaaaatataatgaaGTAGTACAAACAATGTAAATATTCATTTCAAATATCAAACCATAAGCAGCATCACATATTGTATATGAGTTGAAAATCTCAATCtaatttaataaagttagttCATTGAGTCATTTTCACAAACATATGATTTGCATTTTTTAATATCATCAagaatatataaagaaaaaaacaaatttaCCCACTAATAACAAAACTCTAGCTAGAACAAAAATCAAAGTAGTTGTCTATCAAGTTTTTTTAATCCACTCATAGAAACAAGTTGCAATTTGTtcttatttaagatttaaaattaCATACCTttgtttgaagaaaaaaaattgaagaagataAATAGTGTGATCAAATGGCTAAACAAGCTTGGACTCTTAAAAAATACTAAGCTAGCTCAAATGGAGAACACTTTTAGCTGAGATAGAGAGAATGAGATGACCAGAGAATCTGCTAAGTTGTATGAAAGCAAGTGTCTCTGTTGTGTGAGATGCTCTCTGTATTGTAATGTTAagtttaatattaatattaagttTTAGAGTAGGGATATATTAGTAATTTTATTactaaaattgtaaaaaaaaaatttaataaaaaaaatatacatatttgaaTCATAAGAGGGATATATAGTTAAACTGTTCGGTGAAGAAGGTTATATAACTCAATACCCCCTCAAAAACCCCAATCAAAACCTTTGAAACAATCCAGCAGTCCGCGCCAAACACAGGCGCAGAGTTTGTTTGTACTAGGGTTCAGGGTTTAACCGGTAAACCCCGTTCCAAAACCCTAGCATTAACCGAACATGAGGCGCTTTCCAACACCCTCCGGACCGCGCCTGCTCTACACTCTCTACAATTCACCCGGAAAAGCGCCGCTGTCgggatctccatctccgtcgcCAGCCAGTGCTGCACTCCTCGGAACCTTCCATTTCCGGAATTTCTCGTCGGGTAACGTAGCGCGAGCAAAGGAGGAGAAGGAGCCATGGTGGAAGGAGTCGATGGAGAAGCTTCGCAACATTGGGATCTCTGCCCACATTGATTCCGGCAAGACTACGCTCACTGAGCGTGTTTTGTTTTATACTGGGAAGATCCATGAGATCCATGAGGTTAGAGGGAGAGATGGAGTCGGTGCTAAGATGGATTCCATGGATTTGGAGAGGGAGAAAGGAATTACTATCCAGTCTGCCGCCACTTACTGCACTTGGAATGGATATCAGGTACTTAATCTAAAAAAGTTGAGTTCTTTGTCGGTTTGGATAGTTAGCCGCTAGGTTGATCGTTGAAGGTTCGgcttattgttatttttttgtttggtcttAGAAGTAGTTACGAAGTTAACAACTTTTGAATTGAGCTTGCTGGACAGAcactatatatgtatgtatacagTATACAATAGGAGTAATGAATCAATTTTTTAGAACTAACCTAAAATAATAATCTCGTTTCATATGAATTGTTAGAGATATTCACTGACATGTAGATTTATTGAATTTGCCTGTATATAGATACAGGTAGTTGGAGTAATTTCAGTttgatttcaaaataaaaattttattttgagAACTGGGATTATAGAAGTCTATTATTGGGAAAATGTGTGCTTCTTATTACAATTACAGTTGCTATCATATATTgtaaatttatatataactttGATCACATATTTGTGGAATTGGTGGAATTGCAGGTTAATATTATTGACACCCCTGGTCACGTTGATTTCACCATAGAGGTTGAGAGGGCGCTGCGTGTTCTTGATGGTGCCATTCTTGTACTTTGTAGTGTTGGTGGGGTGCAAAGTCAGTCAATTACTGTTGATCGGCAAATGAGAAGATACGAGGTTCCAAGACTTGCATTTATTAATAAACTTGATAGAATGGGAGCAGATCCGTGGAAAGTTCTTAACCAGGTGCATTTTAATAATTTAGAAACGTTAAactttcatattcatattcattttccttttttttttttggtaaaactgCAGTTAGCACATTTAGTTTATAATTCTGCTAATTGACACAAATTGTGTTGCTGATGCAACTCTAAGACCATCCTCAAATGATGCAACTTGCATAGACAAGGTTAGACAATACTTATGGATGTCCTTGCTGGTTTATATTAGAGGCGAAGGACGTCTGGAAATTTTGCAATAATCTCAAATGTATTCAGTTTTTTAAGTCTAAATTGATATCATCGTTGCGTTGGTCTTAATATTTTTCCTTTTGGGTTTCTCTTGCAGGCACGGTCTAAGCTTCGGCATAACAGTGCTGCAATGCAAGTACCTATTGGATTGGAAGAAGATTTTAAGGGTCTTATAGACCTTGTGCAGTTAAAAGCTTACTATTTTCATGGTACTAGTGGGTATGTTTTCTGTGATATGCTGTTGCATGATTTATTCTAACATACCTGGTCTTTCTTTTTCAATGGTTTGGTTGTTCTATGGTGCATGTTGCAGTGAAAAGGTTGTTGCTGAAGACATTCCTGCTG from Humulus lupulus chromosome 5, drHumLupu1.1, whole genome shotgun sequence encodes the following:
- the LOC133777587 gene encoding uncharacterized protein LOC133777587 isoform X1, with product MARTKVPSIRDSQQPIQRRLIIHESSPESCSKSSDSSVPPTPPANTTMTQSNNEVHNEEESVTCSKKQSESHVDEQSNSSSVPRQNTLPIEKIPRLKPILEENEHFECKIGVKSKVDDVTKLINDVLKNDPTNLKLFKESPLGHFLELKNYEHSNQVMWLLLI
- the LOC133777587 gene encoding uncharacterized protein LOC133777587 isoform X2; the encoded protein is MARTKVPSIRDSQQPIQRRLIIHESSPESCSKSSDSSVPPTPPANTTMTQSNNEVHNEEESVTCSKKQSESHVDEQSNSSSVPRQNTLPIPRLKPILEENEHFECKIGVKSKVDDVTKLINDVLKNDPTNLKLFKESPLGHFLELKNYEHSNQVMWLLLI